The DNA sequence GTAAGCTAATCTCTTCTTACCCCAGTCATCTACGTTGGTTACTGTTCCACCGAAACGAGTAATAATCTCTTTTGCCTTTTCTACGGTTTCGGTTCTTACATCATCCTCGACTTTTGCATTAACAACGAGTGCTAATTCATATTTGTTCATGCTTGTCTTACCTCCTTTTGGTCTTTTGGCCCCCTGCATCTGCAAGGAGCAAGGATAAATTAATAACTAATATATCACGGACTAATATATTACCATACCTATCCAGATTTTTCAAGTATTTTTCCGAATTCCCTTTGTATTTTTTTCTACCAGCTTTCTGGCTATCATAATCTGATGTCCGCACCCTAAACACTTCAAGCGAAAATCTGCTCCTACGCGAAGCACTTCCCACTCCTGACTTCCACAAGGATGCTGTTTTTTTAGTTTTACAATATCTCCTACTTCATATTGTATCGGCATGTTATGTCCTCCTTTTGAATTCTCAATTGCATTAGACACGAATCTTTGCAAACAGCTCTCCAATTGCCACCGGAAGCACTAAATTCGCACTATTATCTTTAGATGTTTCCGATTTATTAATCAACACCAATTTATTTCCCTGATAATAATCCACAAGTCCCGCTGCCGGATATACCGCAAGAGAAGTTCCTCCAATAATCAACATGTCCGCCTGACTGATATAATAGATAGCCTCCTGAATAGTTTGATTATCCAGTCCTTCCTCGTACAGCACCACATCCGGCTTAATATCGCCACCACACACTTCACACTTTGGTACACCTTCGCTATGCAAAATATACTCTGCATCGTAAAATGCATGACAAGATTCACAGTAATTTCGATGTACACTTCCATGAAGCTCCAAAACTTTTTTGCTACCTGCTTTCTGGTGAAGCCCATCAATATTCTGAGTAATGACAGCTCTTACCTTTCCTGCCCGTTCTAATTCTGCAATTTTTTTATGAGCCATGTTGGGTTCCGCATCCAAACAAAGCATTTTATTCCGATAAAAACGATAAAATTCCTCTGGTTTTTGCCTATAAAAACTATGACTCAATATCATTTCCGGCGGATAATCGTATTCTTGATGATACAAACCATCTACACTTCGAAAATCCGGTATTCCACTTTCTGTAGAAACTCCTGCTCCACCAAAAAACACAATATTATCACTTTCTTCTACCATTTTCAAAAACTGCTGCACTTTTGCTGATTCTTCCATATTTCTCCCTGCCTTTCTTATTCCGTCTTTCGCTCTATCACTTCCACCAATGTCCCATGCACCAAAAAACGATAGTTCTCTCCATCCGGTGTACACGTCATCAATGTTACCGTCTTTTGTTCCTGTGTCGGTGTAATTCCCGTATCATAATTACTTTTTTCCTTTACGTTTTGGAGCCACTCTCCATATGATTCTTCACTTCCAAATTGATATGTAAAAGAATCCCAGCTCACATCTGCTACATAACAGGAAAAAATATTATATCGATAAACGGCATCTTCTGTATAAATCAAAAACTCTGGATTTTCTCGATAAATCTGCTCATCTTTAAACTGATTAAGTTTGGCAAACATGGACTTATCCTTCATATTATGTCCATATATAAAGGTATTATCATCGCTAAAATCCGCCGCATTTTCCGCCTCCACAAAAATGCTTCCGCACTTTATTTCCTGTTTATCAAAAGTATGTGTCAGATAATACTCGTTGTCAGTTCCATGTACAACCGGATAACTAATATCCATATTTTCAAAGCGAATCCATCCCACAATATCCGGATTTATCTTTTTTAATGCTTCAAAATCTACCGAAAAATCTTCCGGTACTACATCGGAGCTATCTTCAGCTTCTACGGTATTGGTAAACTCTTCTAATCTATCGTAACTCTTCTGCCCCTTTGTATACTCCCAGAAAATCAAACAAAGACGAACCAACGCATAAATAAAAACAAAAAGTGCAATGACCAAAACTATGGTACTTTTTATATCCTTTTTTCCTTTTTGCATTTTTTCCATAAAAAAAGCCTCCCAGTCATACATCTAGCTATTTACTAGTATAATGTATTTCCGGGAAACTTTCAATTTATTATTAATTTCGCTGCTTTCGTTGCTTTTGCCATAGAAATTTTATTCTACAATTCCTGTTGCAACAAAATCATAATGAATAGGACACACATTTTTGCCACCAAAAAGATGGTTCATGCCGATTGCAATATGGAACGTTCCAATCACGTTTTCATCCAAAACAGAATCTCCTAATACTCCTGTTACGTTCGGATTCATTCCAATTCCAAGTTCTGCAACAACACCCCCATTTTCCGGAAGTTCTTTTA is a window from the Roseburia sp. 499 genome containing:
- a CDS encoding NAD-dependent protein deacylase; its protein translation is MEESAKVQQFLKMVEESDNIVFFGGAGVSTESGIPDFRSVDGLYHQEYDYPPEMILSHSFYRQKPEEFYRFYRNKMLCLDAEPNMAHKKIAELERAGKVRAVITQNIDGLHQKAGSKKVLELHGSVHRNYCESCHAFYDAEYILHSEGVPKCEVCGGDIKPDVVLYEEGLDNQTIQEAIYYISQADMLIIGGTSLAVYPAAGLVDYYQGNKLVLINKSETSKDNSANLVLPVAIGELFAKIRV
- the rpsF gene encoding 30S ribosomal protein S6 yields the protein MNKYELALVVNAKVEDDVRTETVEKAKEIITRFGGTVTNVDDWGKKRLAYEIQKMREGYYYFIQFDAEADCPAEVESRVRIMDNVLRFLCVRQDEA
- the srtB gene encoding class B sortase; translated protein: MEKMQKGKKDIKSTIVLVIALFVFIYALVRLCLIFWEYTKGQKSYDRLEEFTNTVEAEDSSDVVPEDFSVDFEALKKINPDIVGWIRFENMDISYPVVHGTDNEYYLTHTFDKQEIKCGSIFVEAENAADFSDDNTFIYGHNMKDKSMFAKLNQFKDEQIYRENPEFLIYTEDAVYRYNIFSCYVADVSWDSFTYQFGSEESYGEWLQNVKEKSNYDTGITPTQEQKTVTLMTCTPDGENYRFLVHGTLVEVIERKTE
- a CDS encoding DUF951 domain-containing protein; protein product: MPIQYEVGDIVKLKKQHPCGSQEWEVLRVGADFRLKCLGCGHQIMIARKLVEKNTKGIRKNT